The following are from one region of the Lepeophtheirus salmonis chromosome 8, UVic_Lsal_1.4, whole genome shotgun sequence genome:
- the LOC121122837 gene encoding CCR4-NOT transcription complex subunit 10-A translates to MEYIKGNPRKAHKLLANLVIENGNSEVDSFYHNNVGIVHIMQDKPNLASHYLQEALEKTIKLFDEEENKKDISEGRTTPEYLLINKKIEITYNLAIALLNSGTYTELSFEYFIKTLPMFQKRPSLWLHMAECCIQSYQQLNSVPTYSDSVASIRDLKHKSTTLTSIGPIQYQKIVLTDSGGHPFTHPGVSVPVPLNPPKNNNLNLDFALSCLRNASVLIKMNRYKQESLFAATLVNHSYVCLLIKDYVTAFHKAQELLDFLVSASTHIKDGSTYKLLGHLYAGEALIYLDRISEATEHLGPLTLQSLDTEMSSGGDESDDCFKKNTPYGGLGFSALNFNLSVAFALRGELDKAKGVLDKSTGPKSVELATKITMMNLYIYIMKKDMKTCREIIQENCDVVKIPFTAQAK, encoded by the coding sequence ATGGAGTACATCAAAGGGAATCCAAGGAAGGCTCATAAACTATTGGCTAACCTTGTGATAGAGAATGGAAACTCGGAAGTGGATTCATTTTACCACAACAATGTTGGCATCGTTCATATTATGCAGGACAAGCCCAACCTTGCATCTCATTATTTGCAAGAGGCTCTAGAAAAAACGATTAAGCTCTTTGATGaagaagagaataaaaaagacatatCTGAAGGGAGAACCACCCCCGAGTATTTgctcatcaacaaaaaaattgaaatcacaTATAATTTGGCAATAGCTCTTCTCAACTCTGGAACATACACAGAGCTCAGCTTTGAATACTTTATCAAAACCCTTCCAATGTTTCAAAAGAGGCCTTCTCTATGGCTCCACATGGCTGAGTGTTGTATCCAGAGCTACCAACAACTGAACTCTGTGCCTACATACTCGGACTCAGTCGCTTCCATCCGGGATTTGAAGCATAAAAGTACGACTCTCACAAGTATAGGTCCAATTcagtatcaaaaaatagttttgactGACTCTGGGGGACATCCCTTTACACATCCCGGAGTATCCGTTCCTGTTCCATTAAATCcacccaaaaataataatttgaatttagatTTTGCTCTCTCTTGCTTGAGGAATGCAAGTGTTCTGATTAAAATGAACAGATATAAACAAGAGTCCTTGTTTGCTGCAACCCTTGTCAACCATAGTTATGTTTGTCTTTTGATAAAAGACTATGTAACTGCCTTTCATAAAGCACAAGAACTCTTAGATTTCCTCGTGTCCGCCTCCACTCATATTAAAGATGGCTCCACCTACAAATTACTCGGACACCTCTACGCGGGAGAAGCTCTAATCTATTTGGATCGTATATCTGAGGCTACTGAACATTTGGGTCCTTTAACACTTCAGTCCTTGGATACAGAAATGTCATCTGGTGGGGATGAATCAGATGATTGTTTCAAAAAGAATACGCCCTATGGTGGGCTTGGATTTTCAGCCCTCAACTTTAATCTATCTGTTGCCTTTGCTCTTCGAGGTGAATTGGATAAGGCAAAAGGGGTGTTAGATAAAAGCACGGGTCCTAAGAGTGTAGAGCTTGCCACAAAAATTACCATGAtgaatctttatatatatataatgaaaaaggaCATGAAAACTTGTCGGGAAATTATTCAAGAGAATTGTGATGTTGTTAAAATACCTTTTACTGCTCAGGCTAAATAA
- the LOC121122996 gene encoding LOW QUALITY PROTEIN: 26S proteasome regulatory subunit 7-like (The sequence of the model RefSeq protein was modified relative to this genomic sequence to represent the inferred CDS: inserted 2 bases in 2 codons), with product MGKDYLGEHMRRSNDKEDKDEIEVKPLDESDIALLKAYGQGQYSKSLKQVETDISEITKRVNELAGIKESDTGLGPPAVWDLAADKQVLQSEQPFQVARCTKIINADSDNPQYIINVKQFAKFVVDLAESVAPTDIEEGMRVGVDRNKYQIHIPXPPKIDPTVTMMQVEEKPDVTYGDVGGCKEQIEKLXEVVETPLIHPERFVNLGIEPPKGVLLYGPPGTGKTLCARAVANRTDACFIRVIGSELVQKYVGEGARMVRELFEMARTKKACLIFFDEIDAVGGARYDDGAGGDNEVQRTMLELINQLDGFDPRGNIKVLMATNRPDILDPALMRPGRLDRKVEFGLPDMEGRTNIFKIHARSMSVERDIRYELLARLCPNSTGAEIRSVCTEAGMFAIRSRRKVATEKDFLDAVNKVIKAYAKFSSTPKYMTYN from the exons ATGGGAAAAGACTACTTGGGAGAGCATATGCGACGTAGCAATGACAAGGAGGATAAAGATGAAATTGAAGTGAAGCCCCTGGACGAGTCGGACATTGCACTGCTCAAGGCCTATGGGCAGGGACAATACTCCAAGTCCCTGAAGCAAGTGGAGACGGATATTTCCGAAATCACAAAGCGTGTCAACGAACTAGCTGGAATAAAGGAGTCAGACACGGGTTTGGGTCCTCCAGCCGTTTGGGATCTTGCTGCTGACAAGCAGGTCCTTCAATCGGAGCAGCCCTTTCAA GTCGCACGATGCACCAAAATCATCAACGCCGACTCGGACAATCCACAATACATCATCAATGTCAAGCAATTTGCCAAATTCGTGGTGGATCTCGCCGAATCAGTAGCCCCAACAGACATTGAAGAAGGAATGCGCGTGGGTGTGGATCGGAACAAGTATCAAATCCACATTC TTCCTCCTAAAATTGATCCCACAGTCACGATGATGCAAGTGGAGGAAAAACCAGATGTAACCTACGGAGATGTCGGAGGCTGCAAGGAACAAATTGAGAAGC AGGAAGTCGTAGAAACACCTCTTATCCACCCTGAAAGATTCGTGAATCTTGGCATCGAACCACCGAAGGGTGTACTTCTATATGGACCCCCTGGTACAGGAAAAACCCTTTGCGCCCGAGCTGTTGCTAATCGTACGGATGCTTGCTTCATTCGAGTCATTGGCTCTgaacttgtacaaaaatatgtgGGTGAAGGAGCTCGAATGGTGAGAGAGCTCTTTGAAATGGCACGCACTAAGAAAGCCTGTCTCATTTTCTTTGATGAAATTGATGCTGTGGGAGGGGCTCGCTACGATGATGGTGCGGGGGGAGACAATGAAGTTCAGAGAACAATGTTGGAGCTCATTAATCAACTTGATGGATTTGATCCTCGAGGTAACATCAAGGTTCTTATGGCTACGAATAGACCGGATATTTTGGATCCTGCTTTAATGCGACCTGGAAGATTGGATCGTAAAGTGGAGTTCGGACTTCCGGATATGGAAGGAAGAACTAATATATTCAAGATACATGCCCGTTCTATGTCCGTGGAGAGAGATATTCGTTATGAACTCCTGGCACGTCTATGTCCCAACTCAACGGGTGCTGAAATTCGAAGTGTCTGTACTGAGGCAGGCATGTTTGCCATTCGCTCAAGAAGGAAAGTAGCAACCGAAAAGGATTTCTTGGATGCTGTCAATAAGGTTATTAAAGCCTATGCTAAGTTTTCATCCACTCCAAAGTACATgacttacaattaa